The Malus sylvestris chromosome 12, drMalSylv7.2, whole genome shotgun sequence genome contains a region encoding:
- the LOC126594083 gene encoding uncharacterized protein LOC126594083 encodes MALRQVLGFSDGELMRSDCKPCSRLMRQTAGIFTVGGSLGFWILCRLHYGPRITVPRSLRWAACGAVSVSSSTALLVRLFSPECEPQNIATYDKGK; translated from the exons ATGGCGTTGAGGCAGGTTTTAGGGTTCTCGGATGGCGAGTTGATGAGGTCGGATTGCAAACCTTGTTCCAGATTGATGAGACAGACTGCCGGTATTTTCACTGTTGGCGGATCATTGGGATTCTGGATCCTTTGCCGATTGCATTACG GTCCGAGAATTACAGTTCCGAGGAGTCTTCGGTGGGCAGCTTGTGGAGCGGTATCTGTGAGCTCTTCCACTGCTTTGCTGGTTCGGTTGTTTAGTCCAGAGTGCGAGCCCCAAAACATAGCTACTTATGACAAGGGAAAGTAG
- the LOC126594084 gene encoding probable proteasome inhibitor produces the protein MASGKSVVALIKALKPAFRSGNDNDKVALAVHAYFLASGYDLTATGPHAFSPAALNSSSTDEVGIDGWNELEDQYAFVYVNLEEGSKKVRVKCLVMEHKLHVFCALADGSSKHVELDVGNYVEETGGGNYSRQFKNMELLVKILDSLHPLSSETSESRCETSIRTEPAPQTHLSGRKRKQLDTLWEENKIPVNATNIDSAGSVKVGKLEEEKVSVRNVYSTRRVKQKMGSGSDEAVGLGILLEDQAMHDKKPQDFPKTAANVPIPIPKSQPTPASQSDSVPVTDQILPTPVKKMSPRHLQDGEVYQGRLRGYDRK, from the exons ATGGCGAGCGGCAAGTCAGTGGTGGCTCTGATCAAGGCCCTGAAGCCGGCATTCCGCTCCGGCAATGACAACGACAAAGTCGCCCTCGCCGTCCACGCCTACTTCTTGGCCTCCGGCTACGACCTCACCGCCACTGGTCCCCACGCCTTTTCCCCTGCCGCCCTCAACTCTTCTTCCACAG ATGAAGTGGGTATTGATGGATGGAACGAACTCGAAGACCAGTACGCATTCGTGTACGTGAACCTGGAAGAGGGTTCGAAGAAGGTCCGGGTCAAGTGCCTTGTGATGGAGCATAAACTGCATGTGTTTTGCGCTCTGGCTGATGGGTCTTCTAAGCATGTCGAACTAGA CGTTGGGAATTATGTAGAGGAAACCGGGGGCGGAAATTACTCTAGACAGTTCAAGAATATGGAGTTGCTGGTGAAAATTCTCGACTCTTTGCACCCCTTGAG TTCAGAAACAAGTGAGAGTCGCTGTGAGACGAGCATCAGAACTGAGCCTGCTCCTCAGACACATCTTTCAGG TCGCAAAAGAAAGCAGCTCGATACGCTCTGGGAGGAGAACAAAATTCCTGTTAACGCCACCAACATTGACAGTGCCGGTTCTGTCAAA GTCGGAAAACTTGAAGAGGAGAAAGTTTCTGTGCGGAATGTGTATAGCACAAGGCGAGTGAAGCAGAAGATGGGTTCGGGATCAGATGAAGCAGTTGGTCTCGGCATATTGCTTGAAGATCAAGCAATGCATGATAAGA AACCTCAAGATTTCCCTAAAACTGCTGCAAACGTCCCCATCCCCATCCCCAAGTCCCAGCCCACCCCAGCTTCTCAGTCTGATTCTGTCCCTGTAACGGATCAGATTCTACCAACACCGGTTAAAAAAATGAGTCCGCGCCATCTGCAAGACGGAGAAGTGTACCAAG GGAGGCTGCGAGGCTACGATAGAAAATAA
- the LOC126594086 gene encoding probable L-cysteine desulfhydrase, chloroplastic — MAHLMGNAAPLVPFFKFHAKVNYNLPTQVLFNFSFAPLSLPKPQSNRSSLSLCLSNISCSSSAPSSTSPNPNRQMASSPDHHLNGDPKTHISKKPKLSPNFITAAEIAAEFSHHDQNVARINNGSFGSCPASVIEAQQRWQLKYLAQPDHFYFNELQKGIHQSRTIIKELINADHVDEVSIVDNATTAAAIVLQQTAWGFSESKFDKGDAVVMLHYAYGAVKKSIEAYVTRAGGYVIEVPLPFPLKSNDEIIAEFKKALERGKANGRRVRLAVIDHITSMPCVVIPVEELVKICREEGVDQIFVDAAHSIGCTDVDMKRIGADYYTSNLHKWFFCPPSIAFLYCRKSPKCPELHHPVVSHEYGNGLAIESAWIGTRDYSPQLVVPSVLEFIDRFEGGIEGIKKRNHETVVEMGQMLAKAWGTHLGCPPEMCASMIMIGLPACLGILSEKDTQELRTHLREKFGVEVPIYFRPPKNGEVESINGYCRISHQVYNKVDDYYKFRDAINQLVSEGFTCAQLSS; from the coding sequence ATGGCACATCTAATGGGAAATGCAGCCCCACTTGtcccattttttaaatttcacgCCAAAGTAAATTACAATTTACCCACTcaagttttatttaatttctcttTTGCCCCTTTGTCTCTCCCAAAGCCTCAGAGTAACcgctcttctctctctctctgtctctcaaaCATTTCATGCTCTTCCTCGGCTCCATCATCAACTTCCCCAAACCCTAATCGCCAAATGGCCTCCTCGCCGGACCACCATCTCAACGGTGACCCCAAAACCCACATCTCAAAAAAACCCAAACTTTCCCCCAATTTCATCACCGCCGCCGAAATCGCCGCTGAATTTTCCCACCACGACCAGAACGTCGCCCGGATCAACAACGGCAGCTTCGGCTCCTGCCCGGCCTCCGTCATCGAAGCCCAGCAGCGGTGGCAGCTCAAATACCTCGCCCAGCCCGACCATTTCTACTTCAACGAGCTCCAGAAGGGCATCCACCAATCCAGAACCATAATCAAGGAGCTCATCAATGCAGACCACGTCGACGAGGTCTCAATCGTCGACAATGCCACCACCGCCGCCGCCATCGTGCTTCAGCAGACGGCCTGGGGGTTTTCTGAGAGCAAATTCGACAAAGGGGATGCTGTGGTGATGCTTCATTACGCTTATGGCGCCGTGAAGAAGTCGATTGAGGCGTACGTTACACGTGCTGGCGGGTATGTGATTGAAGTCCCTTTGCCTTTTCCTTTGAAATCAAATGATGAAATTATCGCTGAATTTAAGAAAGCTTTGGAGAGAGGGAAGGCTAATGGTAGGAGGGTTAGGCTAGCTGTGATTGATCATATTACTTCAATGCCATGTGTGGTTATACCTGTTGAAGAACTAGTTAAGATTTGTAGGGAAGAGGGTGTTGACCAGATTTTCGTAGATGCTGCTCATAGTATCGGGTGTACTGATGTCGATATGAAGCGAATTGGGGCGGATTATTATACTAGTAATTTGCATAAGTGGTTCTTTTGCCCGCCGTCTATTGCGTTTTTGTACTGTAGGAAGTCCCCCAAGTGTCCAGAGTTGCACCATCCTGTTGTTTCTCATGAGTATGGTAATGGGTTGGCTATAGAAAGCGCTTGGATTGGGACTCGGGATTATAGCCCTCAATTGGTAGTGCCTTCAGTTTTGGAATTCATCGATAGGTTTGAAGGCGGTATTGAGGGCATCAAGAAGAGGAATCATGAGACCGTTGTTGAGATGGGGCAGATGTTGGCCAAGGCATGGGGAACGCATCTCGGGTGCCCTCCGGAGATGTGCGCCAGCATGATCATGATTGGGTTACCTGCTTGTTTGGGGATCTTGAGTGAGAAGGATACTCAAGAGTTAAGGACACATTTGAGGGAGAAATTTGGTGTTGAAGTTCCGATATATTTCCGACCACCCAAGAATGGGGAGGTTGAGTCAATAAATGGGTATTGTCGAATTTCTCATCAAGTGTACAACAAAGTTGACGACTATTACAAGTTCAGAGACGCAATTAATCAACTTGTTTCTGAGGGGTTCACTTGTGCTCAACTTTCTAGCTGA
- the LOC126594087 gene encoding probable L-cysteine desulfhydrase, chloroplastic, with product MAEKIIMFFRYCVPQFLWPNLSFRVSRPSNRHYHNLNHNDTQTQVSVKPKPSSFITDTEIQSEFSHHAAGVARINNGSFGCCPASVISSLHQWQLKLLRQPDDFYLNELPNRILESRTVIKDLISAEDVEEVSIVDNVSTAVAMVLQQTAWSFVEGKFDKGDAVIMFRCTYGAVKNSIKAYFLRAGGCAIEVPFNFPVTSNEEIVSEFKTALGREKGMGRRVRLAVIDHVTCMPSFVMPVKELVKICKEEGVEQVLVDAAHAVGCVDVDMNEIRADFYTGNLYKWFFCPPAVAFLYCRKSVMTHLDLHHPVVSHDYGNGLVKETGWVGTRDYSPYLVLPSVMEFVNRFEGSAEGIRNRNHDAVVEMGKMLAEAWGTNLGCPPQMCSSMLMVGLPASLGVLSDEDAMKLWELLCKKFGVEVKIHYQNPKDGELAPITGYVRICHQIYNKFEDYCRLRDAINQLVRDDFNCGNLEIMRPEEVGPTNDR from the coding sequence ATGGCGGAGAAGATTATCATGTTTTTCCGTTACTGTGTTCCTCAATTCCTCTGGCCCAACCTTTCCTTTCGAGTTTCGAGACCCTCTAATCGCCATTACCATAACCTTAATCATAATGACACCCAAACCCAAGTCTCCGTTAAGCCGAAACCCTCTTCCTTCATCACAGACACCGAAATCCAATCCGAATTCTCCCACCACGCTGCCGGCGTTGCCAGGATCAACAATGGCAGCTTCGGTTGCTGCCCTGCCTCCGTCATCTCTTCCTTGCACCAATGGCAGCTCAAATTGCTCCGCCAGCCCGACGACTTCTACTTGAACGAGCTTCCAAATAGGATACTTGAATCGAGAACAGTAATCAAAGACCTCATCAGTGCAGAAGATGTGGAGGAAGTCTCCATTGTGGATAATGTCAGCACTGCTGTTGCTATGGTCCTGCAGCAGACGGCATGGTCTTTCGTGGAAGGGAAATTTGACAAAGGAGATGCTGTCATCATGTTTCGCTGCACTTATGGGGCGGTGAAGAACTCAATCAAGGCCTATTTTTTGCGCGCTGGTGGGTGTGCGATCGAAGTTCCATTTAATTTTCCGGTGACTTCAAACGAGGAAATCGTGAGTGAATTCAAGACAGCTTTGGGGAGAGAAAAGGGTATGGGGAGGAGAGTGAGACTGGCGGTGATAGATCACGTTACTTGCATGCCAAGCTTTGTAATGCCGGTTAAGGAATTGGTTAAAATTTGCAAGGAAGAAGGTGTTGAGCAAGTTTTAGTTGATGCAGCTCACGCTGTTGGCTGCGTAGATGTGGACATGAACGAAATCAGAGCCGATTTTTATACAGGTAATTTGTATAAGTGGTTTTTCTGCCCGCCCGCGGTTGCATTCTTGTACTGCAGGAAATCAGTTATGACACATTTAGATTTGCATCATCCTGTTGTGTCTCATGACTATGGAAACGGATTGGTCAAAGAAACCGGTTGGGTTGGGACGAGGGATTATAGTCCCTATCTCGTTCTTCCTTCGGTTATGGAGTTTGTCAACAGATTCGAAGGCAGTGCAGAGGGAATCAGGAACCGGAATCATGATGCTGTGGTTGAGATGGGGAAGATGCTTGCAGAAGCTTGGGGAACCAATCTAGGGTGTCCGCCGCAAATGTGTTCGAGCATGCTGATGGTTGGATTGCCGGCCAGTTTGGGGGTTCTGAGTGATGAAGATGCTATGAAGTTGTGGGAACTTCTGTGCAAGAAATTTGGTGTGGAAGTGAAAATACATTATCAAAACCCGAAAGATGGAGAGCTTGCACCTATAACTGGGTACGTTCGAATCTGCCACCaaatttacaacaaatttgagGATTATTGCAGGCTCAGAGATGCAATCAACCAGCTCGTTCGCGATGACTTCAATTGCGGTAATCTTGAG